A window from Candidatus Delongbacteria bacterium encodes these proteins:
- a CDS encoding prepilin-type N-terminal cleavage/methylation domain-containing protein, which translates to MRLHAPQRSDAGVSLVEMLAGVAILGVVVLGMVTLLVVQARQVAQDKVLTDLHFYADAVLDEAAAAAAQASQVLPNGLNEPLTGARFVENLEFRRLAYRNLGRTAETRLLLNRRRNVLILRNNQRLDWCNDFPPAELDPRRGNGRRQRVTVRDLTVGDYPDRQWHMPYVLWQDLVELRLVLELEDRDNGQRLSREYRRVVSLPNAALLRLRTPLWEREREQRDRLRPNAALGPPTNRFNHSSDPSRVRGESA; encoded by the coding sequence ATGAGGCTCCACGCTCCGCAGCGTTCCGACGCCGGCGTCTCCCTGGTGGAGATGCTGGCCGGCGTTGCGATTCTGGGCGTGGTGGTGCTGGGCATGGTCACCCTCCTGGTGGTGCAGGCGCGGCAGGTGGCGCAGGACAAGGTGCTCACCGACCTGCACTTCTACGCCGACGCCGTGCTGGACGAGGCCGCCGCCGCGGCCGCCCAGGCCAGCCAGGTGCTGCCCAACGGTTTGAACGAGCCGTTGACCGGCGCGCGCTTTGTGGAGAACCTGGAGTTCCGCCGGCTCGCCTACCGCAACCTGGGTCGCACCGCGGAAACCCGCCTGCTGCTCAACCGACGGCGCAACGTGCTGATCCTGCGCAACAATCAGCGGCTGGACTGGTGCAACGACTTCCCGCCGGCGGAACTGGATCCCCGGCGCGGCAACGGCCGGCGCCAGCGCGTCACGGTGCGGGACCTGACGGTGGGCGACTACCCGGATCGTCAGTGGCACATGCCCTACGTGCTCTGGCAGGATCTGGTGGAGCTCCGGCTGGTGCTGGAGCTGGAGGACCGCGACAACGGTCAGCGCCTGAGCCGGGAGTACCGCCGCGTGGTCTCCCTGCCCAATGCCGCCCTGTTGCGCCTGCGCACCCCGCTCTGGGAACGCGAGCGCGAGCAGCGGGACCGTCTCCGGCCCAATGCGGCCTTGGGGCCCCCCACGAACCGCTTCAACCACTCATCCGACCCGTCCCGGGTCAGAGGGGAGTCCGCATGA
- the pilM gene encoding type IV pilus assembly protein PilM → MFFGGSSNQTLGLDIGTHSIKAVLCESHHKTPRILKAGVREIRGETGYEPKKLRRAETLLTLRELMSEMRINPGKVKTLVSALGGPATSMKEIVSVRMSDEELASSLIFEARKHLPLDDSDTIIDHQSLGEDPEDPQKSRILLVATTRKMYGWHEAILKDSGFKPGVVDLEPLALLNSYNMTQELPEQGLVLFLSLGARGTQFIVTGHQSRVFYREIPIGGFHLTEDLARQQSITLDEAETRKCRQGVEAFHGAGSDGKPALALQQRTVIEDFLDEVRRTLRFYAKETGKSDFGKVLLTGGGAAMPGLPELLADKFSMPVEIWDPMAGMEGAPAGARGPQFAHCVGLALRRD, encoded by the coding sequence ATGTTCTTCGGTGGAAGTTCCAATCAGACGCTGGGGCTTGACATCGGCACGCACTCCATCAAGGCGGTGCTGTGCGAGTCCCATCACAAAACTCCCCGGATCCTCAAGGCCGGGGTGCGGGAGATCCGCGGCGAGACGGGCTACGAGCCCAAGAAGCTGCGCCGTGCCGAGACCTTGCTCACACTGCGTGAGCTGATGAGCGAGATGCGCATCAATCCCGGCAAGGTGAAGACCCTGGTGTCGGCGCTGGGTGGCCCGGCCACCAGCATGAAGGAAATCGTCTCGGTGCGCATGTCGGACGAGGAACTGGCTTCCAGCCTGATCTTCGAAGCCCGCAAGCACCTGCCCCTGGACGATTCCGACACCATCATCGACCACCAGAGCCTGGGCGAGGATCCCGAAGATCCGCAGAAGTCCCGGATCCTGCTGGTGGCCACCACGCGCAAGATGTACGGCTGGCACGAGGCCATCCTCAAGGACTCGGGCTTCAAGCCGGGCGTGGTGGACCTCGAGCCGCTGGCCCTGCTCAACAGCTACAACATGACGCAGGAACTGCCCGAACAGGGCCTGGTGCTCTTCCTGAGCCTGGGCGCCCGCGGCACGCAGTTCATCGTCACCGGGCACCAGAGCCGGGTCTTCTACCGCGAGATCCCCATCGGCGGCTTCCACCTGACGGAGGACCTGGCCCGCCAGCAGTCCATCACGCTGGACGAGGCCGAGACCCGCAAGTGCCGCCAGGGCGTGGAGGCCTTCCACGGCGCCGGCAGCGACGGCAAGCCCGCGCTGGCCCTGCAGCAGCGCACGGTGATCGAGGACTTCCTGGACGAGGTGCGGCGCACGCTGCGCTTCTATGCCAAGGAGACCGGCAAGAGCGACTTCGGCAAGGTGCTGCTCACGGGCGGCGGCGCGGCCATGCCCGGCCTGCCCGAGCTGCTGGCCGACAAGTTCTCCATGCCCGTGGAGATCTGGGATCCCATGGCCGGAATGGAAGGCGCTCCGGCCGGGGCGCGGGGACCGCAATTCGCCCATTGCGTGGGCCTGGCGCTGAGGAGGGACTGA
- a CDS encoding secretin N-terminal domain-containing protein yields the protein MTKRSLLSICCGGILLASSCWLAPTALAVTPSLDNRVSIDAQDANLADILAILARQSGYNIVTGSELSQEKENDFGRISLHIKDTPVQEALDLVVRAAGLSYEKVGNSFLVADPAKIQTQVGLNSYVIPLNYVSASEVLKMVQDMTKLAQVDTSGNALILRTSTKVLEEVRDVVARVDRPAPQVMLEAKLIEVVVGDQELMGVDWGKLNKITNILAENGTVRQDWMIPDDWGNPTSNQGWKNNAGGPWLWMNEIQTPRGSLPQTAPFQPLDLDNIGHFSRQMTAFDVTLNFMLRNNKASVLAASRVATLNNRPANISVVDVVSYVFNAGGQSQQITVKEQEVGIKLGILPHINPEGWITTEVSPEVSSIVDWKGINSDVPQVKRRTATTTVRVKDSESIIIAGLLETQKTRVVNRMPILSKLPFIGGLFRSNEERISKTDLVIQITPHILMPEGTWTEPLPANIQEVEDELRLDDLIMDNDK from the coding sequence ATGACCAAACGATCCCTCCTTTCCATCTGCTGCGGAGGCATCCTGCTGGCATCCTCGTGCTGGCTCGCGCCGACGGCCCTGGCCGTCACTCCCAGTCTGGACAACCGGGTCAGCATTGACGCCCAGGATGCCAATCTGGCGGACATTCTGGCCATTCTGGCGCGCCAGTCAGGCTACAACATTGTCACCGGCTCCGAGCTCAGCCAGGAAAAGGAGAACGACTTCGGCCGCATCTCGCTGCACATCAAGGACACGCCGGTCCAGGAAGCCCTGGATCTCGTGGTGCGCGCGGCGGGCCTTTCCTACGAAAAAGTGGGCAACAGCTTCCTGGTGGCCGACCCCGCCAAGATCCAGACCCAGGTGGGCCTCAACAGCTACGTGATTCCGCTGAACTACGTCTCGGCCAGTGAAGTGCTGAAGATGGTCCAGGACATGACCAAGCTGGCCCAGGTGGACACCAGCGGCAACGCGCTGATCCTGCGCACCTCCACCAAGGTGCTCGAGGAAGTGCGCGACGTGGTCGCCCGGGTGGACCGCCCGGCGCCCCAGGTGATGCTCGAGGCCAAGCTCATCGAAGTGGTCGTGGGCGACCAGGAACTGATGGGCGTGGATTGGGGCAAGCTGAACAAGATCACCAACATCTTGGCCGAGAACGGGACCGTCCGGCAGGACTGGATGATCCCGGACGATTGGGGGAATCCGACCTCCAACCAGGGCTGGAAGAACAACGCCGGCGGCCCCTGGCTGTGGATGAATGAGATCCAAACCCCGCGCGGCTCCCTGCCCCAGACGGCGCCCTTCCAGCCGCTGGACCTGGACAACATCGGCCACTTCAGCCGGCAGATGACCGCCTTCGACGTCACGCTGAACTTCATGCTGCGCAACAACAAGGCCAGCGTCCTGGCGGCCAGCCGCGTGGCCACCCTGAACAACCGCCCCGCCAACATCAGCGTGGTGGACGTGGTCAGCTACGTGTTCAACGCCGGCGGCCAGTCCCAGCAGATCACGGTCAAGGAGCAGGAAGTCGGCATCAAGCTCGGCATCCTGCCCCACATCAACCCCGAGGGCTGGATCACCACCGAGGTCTCCCCGGAAGTCAGCTCCATCGTCGACTGGAAGGGCATCAACTCCGACGTGCCCCAGGTGAAGCGCCGGACGGCGACCACCACGGTGCGCGTGAAGGACAGCGAATCCATCATCATCGCCGGCCTGCTGGAGACCCAGAAGACCCGCGTGGTCAACCGCATGCCCATCCTCTCCAAGCTGCCCTTCATCGGCGGCCTGTTCCGCTCCAACGAGGAGCGCATTTCGAAGACCGACTTGGTCATCCAGATCACCCCGCACATCCTCATGCCCGAAGGCACCTGGACCGAGCCGCTGCCGGCCAACATCCAGGAAGTCGAGGACGAGCTGCGCCTGGACGACCTGATCATGGATAACGACAAGTAA
- a CDS encoding Ig-like domain-containing protein, with product MKSLRFLLPALLAFAALMWTACDSRTVTNQDNTGTGGRQVAQVEVSVQNGEVYYSQSSRTAIRDTVTVLVLDAERTAISGVTVSCQVQSAFGGALIPLTNHLTDDNGEARYAFRVLPSDQAFEGDQTVTFVAAAGNRTGSASLTLIEQSDIQLAFLNPADGSTIYRMEDAAETLPVQVYAYRDVTVGDETQRVGVQGVALNFSVASVGPGIAGVVSAQGVTGADGVTGNVYYANSSNQPTDTVRVRFTAAISGSSDFFTTSTVNLLNDFGYSLQRVLPQNPQLRGDQLCSDSTRFVYQFRDRNNNPVSGARFNIEPSFGELTDQSMYSLVTDDAGILTFAWRSCELEGGDLVLSMVQSSGRAFNYLFEVADARPIDLVIFNPVPGGELEIDSECLEENVTNVRASLKYNDTNTAIVGKTVTFSATFGQMGATAITDANGVASVTWHDCDESHAGQTLSLSVALVGYGSATNLQDVQDYPVDLPLGTPHHITLSIDNQTLPDPDNGSLQSNVLATVFNSQNQRLGSGVPLGFKTNGIGQVTAGAFTNEQGQAAAVFSMNNQTGVSSVRAYFVTGSGTQADTLWSNVSTVTVNSGLPVNVTMATATPRIQILGFGSASEALVQARVVDASGSLVTMDIPVKFFLQASPPESYLSTPGMEDVHFMGDTLVAVSQNGIAQMVINAGRRPGVVQVGAVINDMGIDVYSSYPLVTIVAGPPAYGTLDFDPTGDQVGASMWRVTWAAHFWDRYSNDVKDSTAVYFFLDPANLASMDGFGMTGFDAEDEEDLHGVAKDYMLYHCQAIGAVIDTAWACTAGEIPLFENPFDPEEITGWRTGNVCVFKQTPDGTAEFQLPFQPGDRDDNLTIEVSTDQVVFPMLPCPGMPPCQDVTVRATLRDGYGCLVSNQLIQFWCSNGGTFDPTEGITDIMGQVTVTLTICPDVLENTGVLCDDDTPPCYRYNPYNLSLGAVRQPGGPSSDVGIIQVTRPCD from the coding sequence ATGAAGAGTCTGAGATTCCTACTCCCCGCGCTCCTGGCGTTCGCCGCCCTCATGTGGACGGCCTGCGACAGTCGCACGGTGACCAACCAGGACAACACGGGCACGGGCGGCCGGCAGGTGGCGCAGGTGGAAGTCAGCGTGCAGAACGGCGAGGTCTACTACAGCCAGTCCTCGCGCACGGCCATCCGCGACACCGTCACCGTGCTGGTGTTGGACGCCGAACGCACGGCCATCTCCGGCGTGACGGTGAGCTGCCAGGTACAGTCCGCCTTCGGCGGCGCCCTGATTCCGCTGACCAACCACCTGACGGACGACAACGGCGAGGCGCGCTACGCCTTCCGCGTGCTGCCCAGCGACCAAGCCTTCGAGGGTGACCAGACCGTCACCTTCGTGGCGGCGGCGGGCAACCGGACCGGCTCGGCCAGCCTGACCCTGATCGAGCAGAGCGACATCCAGCTGGCCTTCCTCAATCCGGCGGACGGCAGCACCATCTATCGAATGGAAGACGCGGCCGAGACCCTGCCCGTGCAGGTCTACGCCTATCGCGACGTGACCGTGGGCGACGAGACCCAGCGCGTGGGCGTGCAGGGCGTGGCGCTGAACTTCAGCGTCGCCTCCGTGGGCCCGGGCATCGCGGGCGTCGTCTCCGCCCAGGGCGTGACGGGCGCCGACGGCGTCACCGGCAACGTGTATTACGCCAATTCCTCGAACCAACCGACGGACACGGTGCGCGTCCGCTTCACGGCCGCCATCTCGGGCAGCTCGGACTTCTTCACCACCTCCACCGTCAATCTGCTGAACGACTTCGGCTACAGCCTGCAGCGCGTGCTGCCCCAGAATCCGCAGCTGCGCGGCGACCAGCTCTGCTCGGATTCCACCCGCTTCGTCTACCAGTTCCGCGACCGCAACAACAACCCGGTCTCCGGCGCGCGCTTCAACATCGAACCCAGCTTCGGCGAACTGACCGACCAGAGCATGTACAGCCTCGTCACCGACGACGCCGGCATCCTGACCTTCGCCTGGCGCTCCTGCGAGCTGGAGGGTGGCGACCTGGTGCTCTCCATGGTGCAGTCCAGCGGGCGGGCCTTCAACTACCTCTTCGAGGTGGCGGACGCGCGGCCCATCGACCTGGTCATCTTCAATCCGGTGCCGGGCGGCGAGCTGGAGATCGACAGCGAGTGCCTGGAAGAGAACGTCACCAACGTGCGGGCGTCGCTGAAATACAACGACACCAACACGGCCATCGTGGGCAAGACCGTGACCTTCAGCGCCACCTTCGGCCAGATGGGGGCCACGGCCATCACGGACGCCAACGGCGTAGCCAGCGTGACCTGGCATGATTGCGACGAGAGCCACGCCGGCCAGACCCTCTCCCTCAGCGTGGCGCTGGTGGGTTACGGCTCGGCCACGAACCTGCAGGACGTGCAGGACTACCCGGTGGACCTGCCGCTGGGCACGCCGCACCACATCACGCTGAGCATCGACAACCAGACCCTGCCGGATCCCGACAACGGCTCCCTGCAGAGCAACGTGCTGGCCACGGTCTTCAACAGCCAGAACCAGCGCCTGGGCTCCGGCGTCCCGCTGGGCTTCAAGACCAATGGCATCGGCCAGGTCACCGCGGGCGCCTTCACCAACGAGCAGGGCCAGGCCGCGGCCGTCTTCAGCATGAACAACCAGACGGGCGTGAGCAGCGTGCGCGCCTACTTCGTGACGGGTTCGGGCACCCAGGCCGACACCCTGTGGAGCAACGTCTCCACCGTGACCGTCAACTCGGGCCTGCCCGTCAACGTCACCATGGCCACGGCCACGCCGCGCATCCAGATCCTGGGCTTCGGCTCGGCCTCGGAGGCGCTGGTCCAGGCCCGCGTGGTGGACGCCTCGGGTTCGCTGGTGACCATGGACATCCCGGTCAAGTTCTTCCTGCAGGCCAGCCCGCCGGAGAGCTACCTCTCCACCCCGGGCATGGAGGACGTCCACTTCATGGGTGACACCCTGGTCGCGGTGTCCCAGAACGGCATCGCCCAGATGGTGATCAACGCCGGCCGCCGGCCGGGCGTGGTCCAGGTGGGCGCCGTGATCAACGACATGGGCATCGACGTGTATTCCAGCTATCCGCTGGTGACCATCGTGGCCGGCCCGCCGGCCTACGGCACGCTGGACTTCGATCCCACGGGCGATCAGGTGGGCGCCTCCATGTGGCGCGTCACCTGGGCCGCGCACTTCTGGGATCGCTATTCCAACGACGTCAAGGACAGCACGGCCGTCTACTTCTTCCTGGATCCGGCCAACCTGGCCTCCATGGACGGTTTCGGCATGACGGGCTTCGACGCCGAGGACGAGGAAGACCTGCACGGCGTGGCCAAGGATTACATGCTGTACCACTGTCAGGCCATCGGCGCCGTCATCGACACGGCCTGGGCCTGCACGGCCGGCGAGATCCCGCTCTTCGAGAATCCCTTCGATCCGGAAGAGATCACGGGGTGGCGCACGGGCAACGTCTGCGTCTTCAAGCAGACCCCGGACGGCACGGCGGAATTCCAGCTGCCCTTCCAGCCCGGCGACCGCGACGACAACCTGACCATCGAGGTCAGCACGGACCAGGTGGTGTTCCCCATGCTTCCCTGCCCGGGCATGCCGCCCTGTCAGGACGTGACCGTGCGCGCCACGCTGCGCGACGGCTACGGCTGCCTGGTGAGCAACCAGTTGATCCAGTTCTGGTGCTCCAACGGCGGCACCTTCGATCCCACCGAAGGGATCACGGACATCATGGGCCAGGTGACCGTCACCCTGACCATCTGTCCGGACGTGCTGGAAAACACGGGCGTGCTGTGCGACGACGACACCCCGCCCTGCTACCGGTACAATCCCTACAACCTGAGCCTGGGCGCCGTCCGCCAGCCGGGTGGCCCGTCCTCGGACGTGGGCATCATTCAGGTCACGCGTCCCTGCGACTGA
- a CDS encoding ATPase, T2SS/T4P/T4SS family, with the protein MFEKIGEILVRKGYVTPDQVRQAISQNYMGKRIGQVMLDLNLLSEDQLVEGLAEQLGVDWVSSERILLADDDALIKVSEEFAKANRAVPISIENGVLVVAMADTDDLVVLDGLKRSVTMPIQARLGGERTIDEAVDRLYTKIRRSTEIHDTISKMEFVADPDADDKEGGLEVERDLADSPVVRLVNQMFTQAIQERATDIHVEPQENVLRIRYRIDGVLMEAMSIPITSHAGIVSRIKIISKLNIAERRLTQDGRLSIKTQDRLVDVRVSILPTVFGEKVVLRLLDKSGFMFSLRNLGFNDDDHVKFSHWITQPYGMVIISGPTGSGKSTTLYAALSEVRSITSNITTVEDPVEYQVEGINQVQVREKIGLTFAASLRSILRQDPDTLLIGEIRDQETADIAIKFALTGHLVFTTLHANDAPSTITRYIDLGVPPFLVGSCLNLVMAQRLVRRICSHCKEEKISTPEDWLAIHEDPDKFTGKPIYVGKGCPHCRNSGYRGRTGIFEVLEVRQDIRKLIYEAASQERIREVAIKEHGMISLRYAGLSRAMNGITTLAEVKRATVEDF; encoded by the coding sequence ATGTTTGAAAAGATCGGCGAAATCCTGGTCCGCAAGGGGTACGTCACCCCGGATCAGGTCCGGCAAGCCATCAGCCAGAACTACATGGGCAAGCGCATCGGTCAGGTCATGCTGGACCTGAACCTGCTCAGCGAGGACCAGTTGGTGGAGGGATTGGCCGAGCAGTTGGGCGTGGACTGGGTCTCCTCGGAGCGCATCCTGCTGGCGGACGACGACGCGCTGATCAAGGTCAGCGAGGAGTTTGCCAAGGCCAACCGCGCGGTGCCCATCAGCATCGAGAACGGCGTGCTGGTGGTGGCCATGGCCGACACCGACGACCTGGTGGTGCTGGACGGGCTCAAGCGCTCCGTGACCATGCCCATCCAGGCCCGGCTGGGCGGCGAACGCACCATCGACGAAGCCGTGGACCGGCTCTACACCAAGATCCGGCGCTCGACGGAAATCCACGACACCATCTCGAAGATGGAGTTCGTGGCAGATCCCGACGCGGACGACAAGGAAGGCGGGCTGGAAGTCGAGCGCGACCTGGCGGACAGCCCGGTGGTGCGCCTGGTGAACCAGATGTTCACCCAGGCCATCCAGGAGCGCGCCACGGACATCCACGTGGAGCCGCAGGAGAACGTGCTGCGCATCCGCTACCGCATCGACGGCGTGCTGATGGAAGCCATGAGCATTCCCATCACCAGCCACGCGGGCATCGTCAGCCGCATCAAGATCATCTCCAAACTCAACATCGCCGAGCGGCGCCTGACCCAGGACGGCCGTCTTTCCATCAAGACCCAGGACCGGTTGGTGGACGTCCGCGTGAGCATCCTGCCCACGGTCTTCGGCGAAAAGGTCGTGCTGCGTCTGTTGGACAAGTCGGGCTTCATGTTCAGCCTGCGCAACCTGGGCTTCAACGACGACGACCACGTCAAATTCAGCCACTGGATCACCCAGCCCTACGGCATGGTGATCATCTCCGGCCCCACGGGCTCGGGCAAGTCCACCACCCTGTACGCCGCGCTGAGCGAGGTGCGTTCCATCACCTCGAACATCACCACGGTGGAAGACCCGGTGGAGTATCAGGTGGAGGGCATCAACCAGGTGCAGGTGCGGGAGAAGATCGGCCTGACCTTCGCCGCCTCGCTGCGCTCCATCCTGCGCCAGGACCCGGACACCCTGCTGATCGGTGAAATCCGTGACCAGGAGACGGCGGACATCGCGATCAAGTTCGCCCTGACCGGCCACCTGGTCTTCACCACCCTGCACGCCAACGACGCGCCCTCCACCATCACGCGCTACATCGACCTAGGCGTCCCGCCCTTCCTGGTGGGCAGCTGCCTGAACCTGGTGATGGCCCAGCGCCTGGTGCGCCGGATCTGCTCCCACTGCAAGGAGGAGAAGATCTCCACGCCCGAGGATTGGCTGGCCATCCACGAGGATCCGGACAAGTTCACGGGCAAGCCGATCTACGTCGGCAAGGGCTGTCCGCATTGCCGCAATTCCGGCTATCGCGGCCGGACCGGCATCTTCGAGGTGCTGGAAGTCCGGCAGGACATCCGCAAGCTGATCTATGAGGCGGCCAGCCAGGAGCGCATCCGCGAGGTGGCCATCAAGGAGCATGGCATGATCTCCCTGCGCTACGCGGGCCTGAGTCGCGCCATGAACGGAATCACGACGCTGGCGGAAGTGAAGCGTGCCACGGTGGAAGACTTCTAG
- a CDS encoding type II secretion system F family protein — translation MPKYNYVIRNAAGQRVESSLTAATFDAALEVVKNQGTLIQLKEVKADQVQRVTVLDKINAAMENLKNHVPLKVMVFFTRQLSTMFSAGLTLEKAIGNLAREERNKKFKRTLMGVHMEIKQGLQLSDAMAHYPYHFNSLYVALTKAGEVSGSLHTVLQDMADYLETVEDTRQEVKGAMYYPIFMFGFLLVVVFILLWKIIPQFTDIYTQLGATLPAPTRLMVTLSDIIAQNFFISVFGILFVSFWLWVLTLTDRGELVLDQMLLKLPVFGGLIHDSVMNKFAKTLGILFGSGVTVTEALKLVQGVVGNAVVSRGVGDLQEMLKEGYSLSNAMIKTSIFPPTLIQLTQTGEETGELDTLLKKAAEFYQKQVESVITRLTSLIEPMMIIGIGVVIATIVVVIYLPVFEFGQAVQQLGY, via the coding sequence ATGCCGAAATACAACTATGTGATCCGCAACGCCGCCGGGCAGCGGGTGGAATCCTCGCTGACGGCCGCCACCTTCGACGCCGCCCTGGAAGTGGTGAAGAACCAGGGCACCTTGATCCAGCTCAAAGAGGTCAAGGCCGATCAGGTGCAGCGCGTGACCGTGCTGGACAAGATCAACGCGGCCATGGAGAACCTGAAGAACCACGTGCCGCTCAAGGTCATGGTCTTCTTCACGCGTCAGCTCTCCACCATGTTCTCCGCCGGCCTGACCCTGGAGAAGGCCATCGGCAACCTGGCCCGGGAGGAGCGCAACAAGAAGTTCAAGCGCACCCTGATGGGCGTCCACATGGAGATCAAGCAGGGTCTGCAGCTCTCCGACGCCATGGCCCACTACCCGTACCACTTCAATAGCCTCTACGTCGCGCTGACCAAGGCCGGCGAGGTGTCGGGCTCGCTGCACACCGTGCTGCAGGACATGGCGGACTACCTGGAGACCGTGGAAGACACGCGCCAGGAAGTCAAGGGCGCCATGTACTACCCGATCTTCATGTTCGGCTTCCTGCTGGTGGTGGTGTTCATCCTGCTGTGGAAGATCATTCCCCAGTTCACGGACATCTACACCCAGCTGGGGGCGACCCTGCCCGCTCCCACGCGCCTGATGGTGACGCTCTCCGACATCATCGCGCAGAACTTCTTCATCTCGGTCTTCGGCATCCTGTTCGTCTCGTTCTGGCTCTGGGTGCTGACCCTGACGGATCGCGGCGAACTGGTGCTGGACCAGATGCTGCTCAAGCTGCCCGTCTTCGGCGGCCTGATCCACGACAGCGTGATGAACAAGTTTGCCAAGACCCTGGGCATCCTGTTCGGCTCGGGCGTCACGGTGACCGAAGCGCTGAAACTGGTGCAGGGTGTGGTGGGCAACGCCGTGGTCTCCCGCGGCGTGGGCGACCTGCAGGAGATGCTCAAGGAGGGCTACTCGCTCTCCAACGCCATGATCAAGACCAGCATTTTCCCGCCCACCCTGATTCAGCTCACCCAAACGGGTGAAGAAACGGGCGAGCTGGACACGCTGCTCAAAAAGGCGGCGGAGTTCTACCAGAAGCAGGTGGAATCGGTGATCACGCGCTTGACCAGTCTGATCGAGCCCATGATGATCATCGGCATCGGTGTGGTCATCGCCACCATCGTGGTGGTGATTTACCTGCCGGTCTTCGAGTTCGGTCAAGCCGTGCAGCAGCTGGGCTACTAA
- a CDS encoding prepilin peptidase, producing the protein METLVLLTPWWLALLLGLALGSFNNVLIHRVPQGRSLVRPGSSCPSCGRLIRPWENVPIVSWLGLRGRCAGCGWRIPLRYPLVELATALTALSVAWRVPLGWSWLVWLPALALLVALAVIDLDCRRLPNPLTAALGALGGLGLLLSASGLAGAESRLPAVTDALLGVLAGGGLLWGFAWLGWLLFKREGMGAGDVKLMAALGLLLGWQSTLLAIFLASLGGSIGGLLLRRRGVELAFGPWLALGSWLALLQGPEWIRAYLDWALGL; encoded by the coding sequence ATGGAGACTCTTGTTCTGTTGACCCCGTGGTGGCTGGCTCTGTTGCTGGGGCTGGCGCTGGGCAGTTTCAACAACGTGTTGATCCACCGGGTGCCCCAAGGGCGCAGCCTGGTGCGGCCGGGGTCCTCCTGTCCGTCCTGCGGCCGGCTCATCCGGCCCTGGGAGAACGTGCCGATCGTAAGCTGGCTCGGCCTGCGCGGGCGCTGCGCGGGCTGCGGCTGGCGCATTCCCCTCCGCTATCCGCTGGTGGAGCTGGCGACGGCGCTGACGGCCCTCAGCGTGGCCTGGCGCGTGCCGCTGGGCTGGTCGTGGCTGGTCTGGCTGCCGGCCCTGGCGCTGCTCGTGGCCCTGGCGGTGATCGATCTGGACTGCCGCCGCCTGCCCAACCCGCTGACCGCGGCCCTGGGAGCGCTGGGCGGATTGGGCCTGCTTCTCAGCGCCAGCGGCCTGGCCGGCGCGGAGAGCCGCCTGCCCGCTGTGACGGACGCGCTGCTGGGGGTGCTGGCGGGAGGCGGCCTGCTCTGGGGCTTCGCCTGGCTGGGCTGGCTGCTCTTCAAGCGCGAAGGCATGGGCGCCGGCGACGTGAAACTGATGGCCGCGCTGGGCCTGCTGCTGGGCTGGCAGTCCACGCTGCTGGCCATCTTCCTGGCCTCGCTGGGCGGCAGCATCGGGGGCCTGCTGCTCCGGCGGCGCGGCGTGGAGCTGGCCTTCGGCCCCTGGCTGGCCCTGGGCAGCTGGTTGGCCCTGCTGCAGGGGCCGGAGTGGATCCGGGCCTATCTGGACTGGGCATTGGGCCTGTAG
- the tadA gene encoding tRNA adenosine(34) deaminase TadA encodes MNPHEIFLDMALREARRAAELGEVPVGAVIVHQGQVIGRGHNRTESLQDPTAHAEVLAITAAANQLGSWRLEACTLYVTLEPCTMCGGACVLARIPLVVFGAWDPKAGACGSVHNVVQRPELNHRVELLGGVRELECGELLRQFFRERRAEARLARTREQPEVQHDRDDDPEY; translated from the coding sequence GTGAACCCACACGAGATCTTCCTGGACATGGCCCTGCGCGAGGCGCGCCGGGCGGCCGAGCTGGGCGAGGTGCCTGTGGGCGCCGTGATCGTCCACCAGGGCCAGGTGATCGGCCGCGGCCACAATCGCACCGAGAGCCTGCAGGATCCCACGGCCCACGCCGAAGTGCTGGCCATCACCGCCGCGGCCAACCAGCTGGGTTCCTGGCGCCTGGAGGCCTGCACGCTCTATGTCACGCTGGAACCCTGCACCATGTGCGGCGGCGCCTGCGTGCTGGCGCGGATTCCACTCGTGGTGTTCGGCGCCTGGGATCCCAAGGCCGGGGCCTGCGGCAGCGTCCACAACGTGGTCCAGCGCCCGGAGCTGAATCACCGGGTGGAACTGCTGGGGGGAGTGCGCGAGCTCGAGTGCGGCGAGCTGCTGCGGCAGTTTTTTCGGGAGCGCCGGGCGGAGGCCCGCCTGGCCAGGACACGCGAACAACCGGAGGTGCAGCATGATCGTGACGACGACCCCGAGTATTGA